Proteins from a genomic interval of Afifella aestuarii:
- a CDS encoding aminotransferase class III-fold pyridoxal phosphate-dependent enzyme — protein MNEQPTYFSRNRPISLEHHWLPFTPNRDFRTDPRLIARAEGMYYYTPDDRPVLDMSGALWCSHLGHGRKEIGQAIAEQFPVLDYAPSFGFGHTISFELADRLSAILPDGLGHILFTNSGSESCDTAIKVAYAYHHARGQSGRKKIIGRQKGYHGVGFGGLSAGGITANRTAFGSWLPADHLRHTHLPEKNAFTRGLPEHGVELAEELAELIAFHDASTVAAVVVEPVIGAGGVYLPPKGYLKRLREICDQTGVLLILDEVITGFGRLGSPFASQEFDVKPDITTMAKGLTAATVPMGAVAVADFVHDEIMARGPEGGVELLHGYTYSAHPLACAASIACLDVYERENLLTRASGPVGDALGDALFNLRDLPEVVDIRHYGFIGAVEFRPGEKPGKRGQAIFKACWKEGLMVRALGDIIAVSPPLVIEQDHVGEFAEKFRRAVETTLA, from the coding sequence ATGAACGAGCAACCGACCTACTTCTCCCGCAATCGGCCAATCAGCCTCGAGCACCATTGGCTTCCCTTCACCCCTAACCGCGATTTCCGGACCGATCCGCGTCTGATCGCGCGCGCCGAGGGCATGTATTACTACACGCCCGATGACCGCCCCGTCCTCGACATGAGCGGCGCCCTGTGGTGTTCGCATCTCGGCCACGGACGCAAGGAAATCGGCCAGGCCATTGCCGAGCAATTCCCGGTCCTCGATTACGCGCCGAGTTTCGGATTCGGCCACACGATCTCCTTCGAACTCGCCGACCGCCTCTCCGCGATCCTGCCGGATGGTCTCGGCCATATCCTCTTCACCAATTCCGGCTCTGAATCCTGCGATACGGCGATCAAGGTCGCTTATGCTTATCACCATGCGCGCGGACAGAGCGGCCGCAAGAAGATCATCGGCCGCCAGAAAGGCTATCATGGTGTGGGCTTCGGCGGTCTTTCCGCCGGCGGCATCACCGCCAACCGCACGGCCTTCGGTTCCTGGCTGCCGGCCGATCATCTGCGCCACACGCATCTGCCGGAGAAAAACGCCTTCACCCGCGGCCTGCCCGAGCACGGCGTGGAGCTTGCCGAAGAGCTGGCCGAACTGATCGCTTTCCACGACGCTTCCACGGTCGCCGCCGTCGTCGTCGAGCCGGTGATCGGCGCTGGCGGTGTCTATCTGCCGCCGAAAGGGTATCTGAAGCGGCTGCGCGAGATCTGCGATCAGACCGGCGTCCTTCTCATCCTCGACGAGGTCATCACAGGATTCGGCCGCCTCGGTTCGCCCTTCGCCTCGCAGGAATTCGACGTGAAGCCCGACATCACGACGATGGCAAAAGGTCTGACGGCCGCCACGGTCCCGATGGGCGCGGTCGCTGTGGCAGACTTCGTCCATGACGAGATCATGGCGCGCGGCCCCGAAGGCGGTGTCGAGCTCCTGCATGGCTACACATATTCGGCGCATCCTCTGGCGTGCGCGGCCTCGATTGCATGCCTCGATGTTTATGAGCGCGAAAATCTTCTGACCCGCGCCTCGGGTCCGGTGGGCGATGCTCTGGGCGATGCGCTCTTCAACCTCCGCGACCTGCCGGAAGTCGTCGATATCCGCCATTACGGCTTCATCGGCGCGGTGGAGTTCCGTCCGGGTGAAAAACCCGGCAAGCGGGGCCAGGCGATCTTCAAGGCCTGCTGGAAGGAAGGCTTGATGGTCCGTGCCTTGGGCGACATTATTGCTGTTTCGCCGCCGCTCGTGATCGAGCAAGATCATGTCGGCGAATTTGCTGAGAAATTCCGGCGGGCGGTGGAAACGACGCTCGCCTGA